The Chryseolinea soli genome contains a region encoding:
- a CDS encoding transketolase family protein, which translates to MTKFTFTEKKDTRSGFGVGLHELGQNNNKVVALCADLTGSLKMDAFKKDFPERFYQVGIAEANMMGLAAGMSISGKIPFTGTFANFSTGRVYDQIRQSIAYSGKNVKICASHAGLTLGEDGATHQILEDIGMMKMLPGMTVIVPCDYAQTKAATIALGSHVGPTYLRFGRPSWPIFTADRPFTIGKADKMIEGKDVTIFACGHLVWNAIEAEAVLAAKGISVELINIHTIKPLDVEAVLASVEKTRCVVTCEEHQMNGGLGDSIAQVLARTNPTPLEMVAVNDSFGESGTPTQLLKKYGLGPENIVAAVEKVLKRKK; encoded by the coding sequence ATGACCAAGTTCACCTTCACCGAAAAGAAAGATACCCGCTCCGGCTTTGGCGTGGGCCTGCATGAATTGGGACAAAACAACAACAAAGTCGTTGCCCTCTGCGCCGACCTGACCGGCTCGCTGAAGATGGATGCGTTCAAGAAAGATTTCCCCGAAAGATTCTACCAAGTGGGCATCGCGGAAGCCAACATGATGGGCCTCGCCGCCGGCATGAGCATCAGCGGAAAGATCCCCTTCACCGGCACGTTTGCCAACTTTTCGACCGGCCGCGTATACGACCAAATCCGTCAATCAATCGCTTACTCAGGTAAAAATGTTAAGATTTGCGCCTCCCACGCGGGTTTGACCCTCGGTGAGGACGGTGCCACGCACCAGATCCTGGAAGACATCGGCATGATGAAAATGCTGCCTGGCATGACCGTGATCGTACCCTGCGATTATGCTCAAACCAAGGCCGCCACGATCGCCCTGGGCAGCCACGTGGGCCCGACCTACCTCCGCTTTGGCCGCCCCAGCTGGCCCATCTTCACGGCGGACCGCCCCTTCACCATCGGCAAAGCCGACAAGATGATCGAAGGCAAGGACGTGACTATTTTTGCCTGCGGCCACCTGGTGTGGAACGCCATCGAAGCCGAAGCCGTACTGGCCGCCAAAGGCATCAGCGTGGAGCTCATCAACATCCACACGATCAAGCCACTCGACGTAGAAGCCGTACTGGCCTCTGTAGAGAAGACACGCTGCGTCGTGACCTGCGAAGAGCACCAAATGAACGGCGGCCTCGGCGACAGCATCGCCCAAGTGCTTGCCCGCACCAATCCCACGCCGCTCGAAATGGTAGCCGTGAACGACTCCTTCGGCGAAAGCGGAACCCCTACTCAGCTTCTTAAGAAATACGGCCTCGGCCCCGAGAACATCGTCGCTGCCGTGGAGAAAGTTTTGAAGCGCAAGAAGTAA
- a CDS encoding ectonucleotide pyrophosphatase/phosphodiesterase, whose amino-acid sequence MNRILFVLLFFIPHVLQAQHTASPYVVLVSFDGFRYDYVSRFHLPNFEKFIREGTAAEGMIPSFPSKTFPNHYTLVTGLYPGHHGLVDNQFYDPQLKIKYSISNKTVVQNPAFYGGTPLWVLAKQQGVRSASCFWVGSETDIQGVKPDYYFSYDEAFSNDKRVQQTLEWLKLPEQERPHFITLYFSLVDTEGHDTGPNSDALKRTALKADSLLGTLMHGVDELKLPVDMVIVSDHGMLELKEEEQTYVTLGKLFNIGDKSVVIANGGTQAHLYTAKPDSLYDVLKKQEENYKIYKRQMLPKAWHYDHPRAGDLLLVVEPGHYIRVARDPSQKWNPYFGVHGFDPSVVKEMRGIFYARGPHIKKGKTIAPFENIHVYPFIAKLLGLKVTSLIDGKGEVLKEVYRK is encoded by the coding sequence ATGAACCGGATTCTCTTTGTTCTTCTCTTCTTCATCCCCCATGTTTTACAGGCTCAGCATACGGCATCGCCGTACGTCGTGCTCGTCTCTTTCGATGGGTTCCGCTACGATTATGTAAGCCGTTTTCACCTTCCGAATTTTGAAAAGTTTATCCGCGAGGGCACGGCCGCCGAAGGGATGATCCCGTCCTTTCCCAGCAAGACCTTTCCCAATCACTATACCCTCGTCACCGGGCTCTACCCGGGGCATCACGGCCTGGTAGACAACCAGTTCTATGATCCCCAGTTGAAAATAAAGTATTCCATCAGCAACAAGACCGTCGTGCAAAACCCGGCCTTCTATGGAGGCACGCCGCTGTGGGTATTAGCCAAGCAACAGGGTGTACGATCGGCGTCGTGCTTTTGGGTGGGCTCGGAGACCGATATCCAGGGCGTAAAACCTGACTATTATTTCAGCTACGACGAGGCCTTCTCCAACGACAAGCGTGTCCAGCAAACCCTCGAATGGCTCAAGCTCCCCGAACAGGAGCGACCCCATTTCATCACCCTCTATTTCTCCCTCGTCGACACCGAAGGCCACGACACCGGTCCCAATTCCGACGCTCTGAAGCGCACGGCGCTAAAAGCCGACAGCCTGTTGGGCACCCTCATGCACGGCGTCGATGAGTTGAAGCTCCCCGTGGACATGGTCATCGTATCGGACCATGGCATGTTGGAGCTAAAAGAAGAGGAACAAACCTATGTCACCCTCGGCAAGCTCTTCAACATCGGCGACAAGTCGGTGGTGATCGCCAATGGAGGCACCCAGGCGCACCTGTACACGGCCAAGCCCGACTCGCTCTATGATGTGTTGAAAAAACAAGAGGAAAACTACAAGATCTATAAACGCCAGATGCTGCCGAAGGCGTGGCACTATGATCATCCCCGCGCCGGCGATCTGCTGTTGGTGGTAGAGCCCGGACACTACATTCGCGTGGCACGCGACCCTAGCCAGAAATGGAATCCCTATTTCGGGGTACATGGTTTCGATCCATCAGTGGTCAAAGAAATGCGAGGGATATTTTATGCCCGCGGACCTCACATAAAGAAGGGCAAGACCATCGCGCCGTTTGAGAACATTCATGTGTATCCCTTCATTGCAAAGTTGTTGGGGCTGAAAGTGACGTCGCTTATTGATGGGAAGGGGGAAGTGTTGAAGGAGGTCTATCGGAAATAG
- a CDS encoding ABC transporter permease, translating to MFKAILSTAWRHLAKNKVSAFLNVTGLTIGLATCLVIAIWAERELTFDNFHPNADAKFRIWNTFKSEAETFSQAPSGVALGAQLPKEIADIASACRVFRANYKIRYNKEVNFEQEGIFADSTFFSFFGFPIIAGSTHQLLRTPDQVVFTRAKAIAYFGSVENAVDKTVLMDDEPYTVAAVVEDPPVNSHIQFDFVVPYVTLHAYALKNWKDDIDNQWVGGWPHTYIEIHDPSKWKAVENKVNEVVAEHSKKEWADNKMSYQYFLQPITDIHLRSHHRYDSANNGDLMTVRVFIAVAILVLLLACFNYINLTTATSVNRAKEISLRKVAGASKGNLMRQFFLETFVTTLLAVVLGVALAQMVLPYFSWWMGQPYQLPFDVTNLLALAAFVLIVTLLSGIYPAIVLSSFQPMAALRGKFFSSEGGQTFRKALVIVQFVISTVLLISILTVNRQMQFIASKPLGYEGHGVITVDFNGDDAVKKKYQTLRDALLSVPYIEQTSLHNSNVVGGLGNGWINTRDNNDKEVTTSIYRMNVDPDYFDTYKMNFVAGRAFLRATADSAKAVIVNEATVRNLGWGTADNALGKPFGGGDDIRYVVGVVQDFHFEDLHMSVQPLLIGYAKTGGSMSLRVKTAHIQDAIKHLETVWAKMVADVPLHYAFVDDSLEQQYATERKMQTVFYVFAGLSFFIACLGLFGLSTFMIRQRLQEISIRKVLGAPVAGIVVLLTKDFSKLVLVSVLIAGPVGWMLMREWLETFTYHTDVGWIVLAVALVIPLLISVLTISAQAIKAALVNPAKILRAE from the coding sequence ATGTTCAAAGCCATCCTCTCCACCGCCTGGCGACACCTTGCCAAAAACAAAGTGTCGGCATTCCTGAATGTGACCGGCCTCACGATCGGACTTGCCACCTGTCTTGTCATCGCCATCTGGGCCGAACGCGAATTGACGTTCGATAATTTCCATCCCAACGCCGACGCAAAGTTCCGCATCTGGAATACGTTTAAGAGCGAAGCCGAAACGTTCTCCCAGGCACCTTCGGGTGTGGCCTTGGGGGCGCAGTTGCCCAAAGAAATCGCCGACATCGCCAGCGCTTGCCGCGTGTTCAGGGCGAACTATAAAATCCGCTACAACAAGGAAGTGAACTTCGAGCAAGAAGGCATCTTTGCCGATTCCACCTTCTTCTCGTTCTTCGGCTTTCCCATCATCGCCGGCTCGACGCACCAACTTCTTCGTACACCCGACCAGGTGGTGTTCACGCGCGCGAAGGCCATAGCCTATTTCGGAAGTGTTGAAAATGCCGTGGATAAAACCGTGCTAATGGACGACGAACCCTACACGGTGGCGGCTGTCGTGGAAGATCCGCCGGTAAACTCACACATTCAATTCGACTTCGTGGTTCCCTACGTGACCTTGCATGCCTATGCCCTCAAGAACTGGAAAGACGATATCGACAACCAGTGGGTAGGAGGATGGCCTCACACCTACATCGAGATCCATGATCCGTCGAAGTGGAAGGCGGTAGAAAACAAGGTCAATGAAGTGGTGGCCGAACATTCAAAAAAAGAGTGGGCCGACAACAAAATGTCATACCAATATTTTCTCCAGCCTATTACAGACATCCACCTCCGTTCCCATCATCGCTATGACTCGGCCAACAATGGCGACCTGATGACGGTGCGCGTATTCATTGCAGTAGCCATCCTGGTGTTGCTGCTCGCCTGTTTCAACTACATCAACCTCACCACCGCCACGTCGGTGAACCGCGCGAAAGAGATCTCGCTGCGCAAGGTGGCCGGGGCAAGCAAAGGGAACCTGATGCGTCAGTTCTTTCTCGAAACGTTTGTTACTACGCTGTTGGCGGTAGTGCTGGGTGTCGCGTTGGCACAGATGGTGTTGCCGTACTTTTCGTGGTGGATGGGCCAACCGTACCAGTTGCCGTTTGATGTCACCAATCTATTAGCATTGGCTGCCTTTGTACTGATCGTCACGTTGCTGTCGGGCATCTATCCGGCCATTGTGCTGTCGTCGTTTCAACCCATGGCGGCATTGCGCGGAAAGTTTTTTAGCAGCGAGGGCGGACAAACCTTCCGCAAGGCCCTGGTTATTGTGCAGTTCGTCATCTCTACGGTGTTGCTGATTTCCATTCTCACCGTGAACCGCCAAATGCAATTCATCGCCAGCAAACCCCTGGGCTATGAAGGCCATGGCGTGATCACCGTCGATTTCAACGGCGACGATGCCGTGAAGAAGAAATATCAAACCTTGCGCGATGCACTGCTTTCGGTACCCTACATCGAGCAAACCAGTCTGCACAACTCTAATGTGGTAGGAGGCCTGGGCAACGGCTGGATCAACACCCGCGACAACAACGACAAAGAAGTGACCACGAGCATCTACCGGATGAACGTGGACCCCGATTACTTCGACACCTACAAAATGAACTTCGTAGCAGGCCGCGCCTTCTTGCGCGCCACGGCCGACTCGGCAAAGGCCGTCATCGTCAATGAAGCCACCGTCCGCAACCTCGGTTGGGGCACGGCCGACAACGCCCTTGGCAAACCCTTTGGCGGCGGTGACGACATCCGCTACGTCGTTGGTGTTGTCCAGGACTTTCACTTCGAAGACCTCCACATGTCCGTGCAGCCCTTACTGATCGGCTACGCCAAGACCGGCGGCAGCATGTCGCTCCGTGTGAAGACGGCGCATATCCAGGACGCTATCAAACACCTGGAAACGGTGTGGGCCAAGATGGTAGCGGACGTGCCGCTGCACTACGCATTTGTGGACGACTCGCTTGAACAGCAATATGCAACTGAGCGCAAGATGCAGACAGTGTTTTATGTTTTTGCCGGGCTGTCGTTTTTCATTGCGTGCCTCGGATTGTTCGGACTCTCCACGTTCATGATCCGCCAGCGCTTGCAAGAGATCAGCATTCGTAAAGTGTTGGGTGCACCGGTGGCAGGAATTGTGGTGTTGTTGACAAAAGATTTTTCAAAGCTCGTGCTGGTGTCGGTGCTTATTGCCGGGCCAGTGGGATGGATGTTGATGAGGGAGTGGTTGGAGACGTTTACGTATCATACGGATGTGGGATGGATCGTGCTGGCGGTTGCGCTGGTGATACCGTTGTTGATTTCGGTGCTGACCATAAGTGCGCAGGCGATTAAGGCGGCGTTGGTGAATCCAGCGAAAATATTGAGGGCGGAGTAG
- a CDS encoding ABC transporter permease — MFKSYIKAGWRSILKSKVYSVINIGGLAAGMAVAMLIGLWVYDELSFNHYHSQYPRVAQVYQFVTFDGKKAPYTVMPSPMADELREHYPDFEKVAMAYFSMPTVAYEDNKFAKQGIYAEPDFTGMMSVKVVEGNDSKDMNSILLSASYAQMLFGNESAINKILTIDNKLTVTVAGVYEDIPRNSDFWNVNFIAPWSLFVTNDFAAKSNVGNWENNNYQVYAQLKEGADFAVVSGLIKDIRMKKDSKIPYKPEFFLHPMSQWHLHSTWQDGKLVGGRIESVKVFSLIGVFIVVLACINFMNLSTARSEKRAKEIGIRKTLGSFRTQLITQLFSETFLVVGLAFGLSLVLVQLTLPTFNTIADKDITILWSNPLLWLSALSFCLITGFFAGSYPALYLSSFRPAKILRGTSRAGKFAVIPRKVLVVTQFSVSIILIVSTMIVYNQIQHSKTRPSGYNRERLITIQSNTTTLHDHFDALRHDLLQTGAIEEVAESSTAVTGYGGLTTSLTWQGKDPEYHPLFGTIGIGPEFGKVMGYEIIAGRDMMRQVADIKSIIINQTAAQLMGFKDPVGQGITLYGDNLTVIGVVKDMLMESPFEMVKPTIYYASPFPMGFITVKLAANQSMSESLKKVEPVFQKYDPSVPFDFEFVDEAYAKKFASEERMASLAGIFASLAIFISCLGLFGLASFVAEQRTKEIAVRKIMGASVPQLWQLLSKDFVVLVIISCGLAVPVSFHYMNKWLAQYDYRVAISWVTFAQAGLAALLITLATISYQTLKAAVTNPVNSLKSE; from the coding sequence ATGTTCAAAAGTTATATCAAAGCCGGCTGGAGAAGCATCCTCAAAAGCAAAGTTTATTCCGTCATCAACATCGGAGGGCTTGCTGCAGGTATGGCGGTCGCGATGCTGATTGGGTTGTGGGTGTACGATGAGTTGTCCTTCAATCACTACCATAGTCAATACCCGCGCGTCGCACAGGTTTACCAGTTCGTGACCTTCGATGGCAAAAAAGCACCTTATACAGTAATGCCCAGCCCCATGGCAGACGAACTCCGGGAGCATTATCCCGACTTTGAAAAAGTCGCGATGGCCTATTTCTCCATGCCCACCGTGGCCTACGAAGACAATAAATTCGCCAAGCAAGGCATCTATGCCGAGCCGGACTTCACCGGCATGATGAGTGTGAAAGTGGTCGAGGGAAATGATTCGAAGGACATGAATTCCATTTTGCTCTCGGCATCCTATGCGCAGATGCTCTTCGGCAACGAAAGCGCCATCAACAAGATCCTGACCATCGACAACAAGCTCACCGTTACCGTCGCCGGTGTCTACGAAGACATTCCCCGCAACAGCGACTTCTGGAACGTAAATTTCATTGCCCCCTGGAGCCTGTTTGTCACCAATGATTTTGCTGCAAAGTCAAATGTGGGAAACTGGGAGAACAATAATTACCAGGTCTACGCACAACTAAAAGAAGGAGCCGACTTCGCTGTCGTGTCGGGATTGATCAAAGACATCCGGATGAAGAAGGATAGCAAGATCCCCTACAAACCCGAGTTCTTCCTGCACCCGATGAGCCAATGGCATTTGCATAGCACCTGGCAAGACGGCAAGCTGGTGGGTGGCCGCATCGAATCCGTGAAGGTCTTTTCTCTGATCGGCGTGTTCATCGTTGTGTTGGCCTGCATCAACTTTATGAACCTCAGCACGGCGCGGTCGGAAAAGCGCGCGAAGGAAATCGGCATTCGCAAGACGCTCGGTTCGTTCAGAACTCAACTCATCACGCAGCTTTTCAGCGAGACCTTCCTGGTGGTCGGTCTTGCCTTTGGCCTGTCATTGGTCCTGGTGCAATTGACGCTTCCGACTTTTAACACCATCGCCGACAAAGACATCACGATACTTTGGTCGAATCCCCTTTTATGGTTGTCGGCATTGTCGTTCTGTTTGATCACTGGTTTCTTTGCCGGCAGTTACCCGGCGTTGTACTTGTCCTCTTTTCGACCGGCTAAAATCTTACGCGGAACATCCCGCGCCGGCAAGTTTGCCGTCATTCCCAGAAAAGTGTTGGTCGTCACGCAATTCTCCGTATCGATCATTCTCATTGTATCGACCATGATCGTCTACAACCAGATCCAACACTCCAAGACACGGCCTTCGGGATATAACCGTGAAAGACTCATCACCATTCAATCCAACACCACCACCTTGCACGACCACTTCGATGCCCTGCGCCATGACCTGCTGCAGACCGGTGCCATCGAGGAAGTTGCCGAATCATCGACCGCCGTCACCGGCTACGGCGGCCTGACGACATCCCTCACGTGGCAAGGCAAGGATCCCGAATACCATCCACTTTTTGGCACGATCGGCATAGGCCCCGAGTTTGGCAAAGTGATGGGCTACGAAATCATTGCTGGCCGTGATATGATGCGGCAAGTGGCCGATATAAAATCAATTATCATCAACCAGACCGCCGCTCAGCTGATGGGATTCAAAGACCCGGTAGGACAGGGCATCACGTTGTATGGAGACAATCTGACCGTGATCGGCGTGGTGAAAGACATGCTCATGGAATCGCCCTTCGAAATGGTAAAGCCCACCATCTACTATGCCAGTCCATTTCCGATGGGCTTCATCACCGTAAAACTAGCCGCCAACCAAAGCATGAGCGAATCGCTGAAGAAAGTTGAGCCTGTGTTTCAGAAATATGATCCCTCCGTACCCTTCGATTTCGAATTTGTCGACGAAGCCTACGCGAAAAAATTTGCCAGCGAAGAAAGGATGGCATCCCTGGCCGGCATCTTCGCCTCCCTGGCCATCTTTATCTCCTGTCTTGGCCTCTTTGGACTGGCGTCGTTTGTGGCGGAGCAACGCACAAAGGAAATCGCCGTGAGAAAAATAATGGGCGCGTCCGTACCCCAGTTGTGGCAACTCCTCTCGAAGGACTTTGTCGTGCTGGTTATTATCTCCTGTGGGTTGGCCGTGCCCGTTTCTTTTCACTATATGAACAAGTGGTTGGCCCAATACGACTACCGGGTCGCGATCTCCTGGGTCACTTTTGCGCAGGCCGGGCTCGCGGCGTTGCTGATCACGTTGGCGACCATCAGCTATCAAACCTTGAAAGCGGCCGTGACGAATCCGGTGAATTCGTTGAAGTCGGAGTAA
- a CDS encoding SDR family oxidoreductase has translation MELEKKVVLIGGSHGMGLGTAKIASAAGAEVILVGRSKEQLLSVKETLGPKTRAVVGDLTLPDTYPTWLEEIGKFDHLFISASPGGETSFKSEYPTIESSYLYGKFWHTFKFLQQATQYINPGGSITLMSGGYAVRPHPDYTLVTVAFAATEGLARALAVSLAPIRVNAIRPTWIDKEGDHTATTKSLTGFMGTNRDVGHAVIFLMTNPYMTGQVIDVDGGTGIL, from the coding sequence ATGGAACTGGAGAAAAAAGTAGTACTTATCGGTGGGAGCCATGGCATGGGACTTGGCACAGCCAAAATTGCATCGGCGGCAGGTGCTGAGGTTATCCTTGTCGGCCGCAGCAAAGAACAACTGCTGTCGGTAAAAGAAACCTTGGGGCCAAAAACACGCGCGGTCGTTGGTGACCTGACCTTGCCGGATACGTATCCCACGTGGCTGGAAGAGATCGGCAAGTTCGATCACCTGTTCATATCCGCTTCACCCGGAGGAGAAACCAGCTTCAAATCAGAATACCCCACCATAGAGAGTTCCTATCTGTATGGCAAGTTCTGGCACACGTTTAAATTTTTGCAGCAAGCCACCCAGTATATCAACCCGGGCGGTTCGATTACGCTGATGTCCGGTGGATACGCCGTCAGGCCGCACCCAGACTATACGTTGGTCACCGTGGCCTTCGCCGCCACGGAGGGGCTTGCCAGGGCGTTGGCCGTCAGCCTGGCACCAATAAGAGTCAATGCTATTCGTCCAACCTGGATCGACAAAGAGGGCGATCATACGGCGACAACCAAAAGTCTTACGGGGTTTATGGGCACGAATCGCGATGTGGGTCACGCCGTCATTTTTCTCATGACCAATCCCTACATGACCGGGCAGGTAATAGACGTGGATGGAGGTACAGGAATCCTGTAA
- a CDS encoding winged helix-turn-helix transcriptional regulator encodes MDRISYLQTLQEQKKSRRFDHFLSMVHQVGNCPVRLTNNVIGGKWKPVIFNLIVHDVNRFGEIAHLVEGLSKKVLTTQLREMEADGILQRTVYDQRQKKVEYSLTEKGKTFIPVIEAMCTWGLSTGGDVKTP; translated from the coding sequence ATGGACAGGATCAGCTATTTACAGACTTTACAGGAGCAAAAGAAATCCCGGAGGTTTGATCATTTTTTGTCGATGGTGCATCAGGTCGGCAATTGCCCGGTCAGATTAACCAATAACGTGATAGGGGGAAAGTGGAAACCGGTGATCTTTAATCTCATTGTCCATGATGTGAACCGGTTTGGAGAAATCGCGCACCTGGTTGAGGGGTTGAGTAAAAAAGTATTGACCACACAGCTGAGGGAGATGGAGGCCGATGGTATTTTACAACGCACGGTGTACGACCAGCGCCAGAAAAAAGTCGAATACAGCCTGACGGAAAAAGGAAAAACCTTCATACCCGTTATCGAAGCCATGTGCACCTGGGGTTTGAGTACCGGGGGTGATGTTAAAACGCCCTAA
- a CDS encoding MBL fold metallo-hydrolase → MKIHFLRHATFLLEAEGVTLLIDPMLSPKDAMDPVANASTTHRIPMVDLPIDEASLKKQLAKIDAVIVTHTHRDHWDARAKELLAKDIPLISQPSDKDALTAAGFTNLLPVEDTIEFKGLRIHRTGGQHGTGEIGQKMGKVSGFVIEQNGQRLYVAGDTIWCDEVADALKKHTPHFVVVNAGAAQFLQGGPITMSGDDVVTVCSALPSAKVIAVHMDTVNHCLLKRTDLRKILEEKKLTKRCTIPTDGEVLSLT, encoded by the coding sequence ATGAAAATTCATTTTCTCCGACACGCCACCTTCCTGCTGGAAGCCGAGGGTGTAACGCTCCTGATCGATCCGATGCTCAGTCCCAAAGATGCCATGGATCCTGTAGCGAATGCCTCTACCACCCATCGCATTCCCATGGTAGACCTCCCGATCGACGAAGCTTCCCTCAAAAAACAATTGGCCAAGATCGACGCCGTGATCGTTACCCACACCCATCGCGACCACTGGGACGCCCGCGCCAAAGAACTCCTGGCCAAAGACATTCCCCTCATCAGCCAGCCGTCCGACAAAGACGCGCTGACCGCTGCAGGGTTCACAAACCTCCTGCCCGTAGAAGACACCATCGAATTCAAAGGACTCCGGATCCATCGCACGGGCGGCCAACATGGCACCGGCGAGATCGGCCAAAAGATGGGAAAAGTATCCGGCTTTGTGATCGAACAAAACGGCCAACGCCTCTATGTCGCCGGCGATACGATTTGGTGCGACGAAGTAGCCGACGCCCTGAAAAAACACACACCCCATTTCGTCGTCGTCAACGCCGGCGCTGCACAATTTCTTCAAGGCGGTCCGATCACGATGAGTGGTGACGACGTCGTCACCGTATGTAGCGCGTTACCCTCTGCAAAAGTGATTGCCGTCCACATGGACACTGTCAACCACTGCCTCCTGAAACGCACCGACCTCCGAAAGATCCTCGAAGAAAAAAAACTCACCAAACGATGCACCATCCCCACCGACGGCGAAGTGCTCTCCCTGACCTGA